In a single window of the Bufo bufo chromosome 5, aBufBuf1.1, whole genome shotgun sequence genome:
- the AZIN1 gene encoding antizyme inhibitor 1, with protein MKGFNEDANYSIGLLDDTSTPTDVINNYIYEHTLTGKNAFFVADLGKIVKKHIEWQNTMGRIKPLYTVKCNSSPAVLEILSALGIGFICANKHEMTMVYDLGISMENVIYTSPCKQIAQIKHAAKLGINILTCENEAELKKIARNHPNARVLLHVATEGISGDEEMSMVFGSTLKNCRHLLECAKEYSVQVIGVKFHVSSSSRDPQAYTHALSDARCVCDMAEELGFKMSILDIGGGFSGNEFQFDEVYHAVCPLLDAYFPEGSGIGVIAEPGSFYVSSAFTLAVNIIAKKAVDHDQHLPGGKQTSNRPAFIYFMNDGVYGSFASKLSESLDTAPRVHKAYDEDETLFASSLLGPSYDELDIIVEHCLLPELNVGDWIVFENMGSGTMNEQSAFSDIERPCLYNFMSFRDWYEIQDAGMTSETLMRSLCVPCF; from the exons ATGAAAGGATTTAATGAAGATGCAAATTACTCTATTGGCCTACTGGACGATACATCAACTCCCACAGATGTCATTAATAACTATATTTATGAGCATACCCTG acaggaaaaaatgcattttttgttGCTGACCTTGGGAAGATTGTCAAGAAGCACATTGAATGGCAAAATACCATGGGGCGCATTAAGCCATTATACACCGTTAAGTGTAACTCCTCCCCAGCTGTTCTAGAGATATTATCAGCCCTTGGGATTGGATTTATATGTGCCAATAAA CATGAAATGACAATGGTCTATGACTTGGGCATCTCTATGGAAAACGTTATATATACCAGTCCATGCAAACAGATTGCTCAGATCAAACATGCAGCCAAGCTTGGAATAAACATTTTGACTTGTGAGAATGAAGCAGAATTGAAGAAAATAGCACGCAACCATCCTAATGCCAG GGTCTTGCTTCATGTGGCAACAGAAGGCATCAGTGGAGACGAAGAGATGAGCATGGTGTTTGGCAGCACACTGAAGAACTGCAGGCACCTCCTGGAATGTGCTAAGGAGTACAGTGTTCAAGTGATTGGTGTGAA ATTCCATGTGTCGAGCTCTTCCAGAGATCCACAGGCATACACTCATGCTTTATCTGATGCCCGCTGTGTGTGCGATATGGCA GAAGAGCTTGGTTTCAAGATGAGTATACTAGATATCGGTGGAGGATTTTCTGGGAATGAATTTCAGTTTGACGAG GTTTATCATGCTGTTTGTCCTTTGCTGGATGCATATTTTCCTGAGGGATCTGGAATTGGTGTCATAGCAGAGCCCGGAAGCTTTTATGTTTCATCTGCATTTACGCTAGCAGTGAACATCATCGCAAAGAAAGCCGTTGATCATGATCAGCATCTTCCTGGAG GAAAGCAAACCAGTAACAGACcagcttttatttatttcatgAATGATGGGGTTTATGGTTCTTTTGCAAGTAAACTGTCTGAAAGCTTGGATACTGCCCCCCGAGTACATAAG GCATATGATGAAGACGAGACACTTTTTGCCAGCAGCCTGTTGGGCCCTTCTTATGACGAACTTGACATAATTGTGGAACACTGTCTTCTGCCAGAACTGAATGTGGGAGACTGGATTGTATTTGAAAATATGGGATCTGGTACAATGAACGAACAGTCTGCATTTTCAGATATTGAAAGGCCGTGCCTGTACAACTTCATGTCGTTCAGAGACTG GTATGAAATCCAGGACGCTGGGATGACGTCGGAGACCTTGATGAGGAGCCTGTGTGTGCCTTGTTTTTAG